Proteins from a single region of Ensifer adhaerens:
- a CDS encoding cryptochrome/photolyase family protein → MTKAAPIIVWFRKDLRLGDNRALAAAAGEAPVIPLYIREPDESGNGPLGAAQQWWLHHSLEALKARLGRLGSQLVLRFGEPLDVLSEVARLTGATRVHWNRRYDPCGITTDTALKKALAAQGIAAESFAGQLLHEPMRLLTTTGGPYRVFTPFWRALESKAEPAPPIDEPQKIAAPETWPPSELLDAWSLLPTKPNWAATFSEIWTPGEPGATARLDEFFGEKVADYKVRRDRPDADGTSLLSPHLAFGEISPAQIWHATQGMQTDGGEGVATFRKEIAWREFSYHLLFHYPELPRRNLDRRFDRFRWLDQESDFSRWTKGLTGFPIVDAGMRQLWRHGYMHNRVRMIAASFLIKDLLIDWRKGEQWFRDTLVDADPANNAASWQWVAGSGADAAPFFRIFNPVLQGEKFDPDGAYVKRFVPELDRLEPRYIHRPFAAPAAVLSAAGVELGATYPKPMVDHAMARDRALAAFREITSAPREP, encoded by the coding sequence ATGACAAAGGCGGCGCCCATCATCGTCTGGTTCCGCAAGGACCTGCGCCTTGGCGACAACAGGGCTCTTGCAGCCGCGGCCGGTGAAGCTCCCGTCATTCCGCTCTACATCCGGGAACCGGACGAAAGCGGCAACGGTCCGCTTGGGGCCGCGCAGCAATGGTGGCTGCACCATTCGCTGGAAGCGTTGAAGGCTCGACTGGGCCGGCTCGGCTCGCAACTCGTTCTGCGCTTCGGCGAACCGTTGGACGTCCTCAGCGAGGTGGCACGCCTAACCGGGGCGACACGCGTCCATTGGAATCGCCGCTACGACCCGTGTGGCATCACCACTGATACGGCCCTGAAGAAGGCACTCGCGGCGCAGGGCATCGCGGCCGAGAGTTTTGCCGGGCAATTGCTGCACGAACCCATGCGATTGCTGACGACGACCGGCGGCCCCTACCGGGTGTTCACGCCGTTTTGGCGCGCGCTCGAATCGAAGGCTGAGCCGGCTCCACCGATCGACGAGCCGCAAAAGATCGCGGCGCCGGAAACATGGCCCCCGTCAGAACTGCTTGATGCGTGGTCGCTTCTGCCAACGAAACCGAACTGGGCGGCGACGTTCAGCGAGATATGGACGCCGGGGGAACCAGGCGCGACCGCCCGCCTCGACGAGTTTTTCGGCGAGAAGGTTGCAGATTACAAGGTGCGCCGGGATCGTCCAGACGCAGACGGCACATCCCTGCTCTCTCCTCACCTCGCCTTCGGAGAAATCTCGCCAGCGCAGATCTGGCACGCGACGCAGGGCATGCAGACCGATGGCGGTGAAGGCGTTGCCACCTTTCGCAAGGAGATCGCCTGGCGCGAATTCTCCTACCATCTTTTGTTTCATTATCCCGAGCTCCCGCGTCGCAATCTCGATCGCCGGTTCGATCGTTTCCGCTGGCTGGACCAGGAAAGCGATTTTTCGCGCTGGACCAAGGGCCTGACCGGTTTCCCGATCGTCGACGCCGGCATGCGCCAGCTCTGGCGGCATGGCTACATGCACAATCGCGTGCGCATGATTGCCGCCTCCTTCCTCATCAAGGACCTGCTGATCGACTGGCGGAAAGGCGAGCAGTGGTTTCGCGACACCCTCGTGGATGCGGATCCGGCCAACAATGCCGCAAGCTGGCAATGGGTCGCAGGATCCGGTGCGGATGCAGCGCCGTTCTTCCGGATTTTCAATCCCGTACTCCAGGGTGAAAAATTCGACCCGGACGGAGCCTATGTAAAGCGCTTCGTCCCGGAACTTGATCGGCTGGAGCCACGCTACATCCATCGCCCTTTTGCGGCTCCGGCTGCTGTGCTTTCGGCCGCCGGCGTCGAACTCGGCGCCACCTATCCAAAGCCGATGGTCGACCACGCCATGGCGCGGGATCGGGCGCTTGCGGCGTTCCGCGAGATTACAAGCGCGCCGAGAGAACCATAA
- a CDS encoding SAM-dependent methyltransferase → MRELEASLAAFNGAQELSAENLSMVLGDFPLKARMVLSALVHLQAGTLMLTVPDGRKLVIRGKRAGPSAILTLNNWNLPKRAVTGGTIGVAESYIDGDWDSPDVGAFLELFLVNAEIGKHFPNRASGLLHIAEKFLHWRNANTKSGARRNISAHYDLGNAFYSEWLDPSMTYSSALYATGANDLRSAQAAKYRALAEATNLRAGDHVLEIGCGWGGFAEFAASEIGCKVTGLTISREQLAFARERIHRAGLADRVELKFQDYREEKGTYDRIVSIEMFEAVGEKFWATYFSQLKRCLKPGGKAGLQIITIKPEAYEEYRSNPDFIQKYVFPGGMLPTREHLIELGRHVGLRMINDFGFGIDYARTLGEWRERFWSVWNRIEPLGFDLRFKRLWEFYFYYCEAGFRARNIDVRQIVFE, encoded by the coding sequence ATGCGTGAGCTGGAAGCAAGTCTCGCCGCGTTCAACGGCGCACAGGAGCTTTCCGCCGAGAATCTCTCGATGGTCCTTGGGGATTTCCCATTGAAGGCACGCATGGTGCTCAGCGCGCTCGTGCATCTTCAGGCCGGGACATTGATGCTCACGGTCCCGGATGGCCGCAAACTGGTGATCAGGGGCAAGAGAGCGGGCCCAAGCGCGATCCTCACCTTGAACAACTGGAACCTGCCGAAACGCGCCGTGACGGGCGGCACGATCGGAGTTGCCGAAAGCTACATCGACGGCGATTGGGACAGTCCCGATGTCGGTGCTTTTCTCGAACTCTTTCTCGTCAATGCCGAGATCGGCAAACACTTCCCGAACCGGGCGAGCGGCCTGCTCCACATTGCCGAAAAATTCCTGCATTGGCGCAACGCCAATACGAAGTCCGGTGCACGCCGCAACATCTCCGCTCACTACGACCTCGGCAACGCCTTCTACAGCGAATGGCTGGACCCGAGCATGACCTATTCGTCCGCGCTCTACGCTACCGGCGCCAACGATCTTCGCTCTGCGCAGGCGGCCAAATATCGGGCACTCGCAGAAGCCACCAATCTGCGCGCCGGCGACCACGTGCTGGAGATCGGCTGCGGCTGGGGAGGCTTTGCGGAGTTTGCGGCGAGCGAGATCGGCTGCAAGGTGACCGGGTTGACGATCAGCCGCGAGCAACTGGCCTTCGCCCGCGAACGCATCCACCGTGCCGGCCTTGCCGACCGGGTCGAACTGAAATTCCAGGATTACCGCGAGGAAAAGGGCACCTACGACCGCATCGTCTCGATCGAAATGTTCGAGGCGGTCGGTGAAAAATTCTGGGCGACCTATTTCTCGCAGCTCAAGCGATGCCTGAAGCCCGGTGGCAAGGCCGGCCTGCAGATCATCACCATCAAACCCGAAGCCTACGAGGAGTACCGCTCCAATCCGGACTTCATCCAGAAGTACGTTTTCCCGGGCGGAATGCTACCGACGCGCGAACATCTCATCGAGCTTGGCCGCCATGTCGGCCTGCGCATGATCAACGATTTCGGCTTCGGGATCGACTACGCCCGGACACTCGGCGAATGGCGCGAGCGCTTCTGGTCGGTCTGGAACCGGATCGAGCCGCTCGGCTTCGACCTGCGCTTCAAGCGGCTCTGGGAGTTCTATTTCTACTACTGCGAAGCCGGCTTTCGCGCCCGCAACATCGACGTCCGGCAGATCGTCTTCGAATAG
- a CDS encoding SMR family transporter encodes MRLAWFFLALAIATEVVGLTVMKAASSSGSYLGHIVMYVSIALSYVFLAKAVKTISVGVAYAIWEGSGVAIITLVSVFVFGHVLTGREMLGLSMAIVGILLVNAGERHDEDEATAEGAANERA; translated from the coding sequence ATGCGCCTTGCATGGTTTTTCCTCGCGCTCGCCATCGCGACCGAAGTGGTTGGCCTGACGGTGATGAAGGCCGCCTCCTCGAGCGGCTCCTATCTCGGCCACATCGTCATGTATGTGTCGATCGCGCTTTCATACGTGTTCCTGGCCAAGGCCGTGAAGACGATCTCCGTCGGCGTCGCCTATGCGATCTGGGAAGGTTCGGGCGTTGCGATCATCACGCTGGTCTCCGTCTTCGTCTTCGGCCATGTGTTGACCGGACGCGAGATGCTGGGACTTTCGATGGCGATCGTCGGCATACTGCTCGTCAATGCCGGCGAGCGTCACGACGAAGACGAGGCCACGGCGGAAGGAGCAGCCAATGAGCGCGCCTAG
- the lexA gene encoding transcriptional repressor LexA, with product MLTRKQQELLLFIHERMKESGVPPSFDEMKDALDLASKSGIHRLITALEERGFIRRLPNRARALEVIKLPEAYASSQQQPRRGFSPSVIEGSLGKPPAAAPAAPPKPAPVADNTSVSVPVMGRIAAGVPISAIQNNTHDITVPLDMIGNGEHYALEVKGDSMIEAGIFDGDTVIIRNGNTANPGDIIVALVDDEEATLKRFRRKGASIALEAANPAYETRIFGPDRVKIQGKLVGLIRRYH from the coding sequence ATGCTGACCCGCAAGCAACAGGAATTGCTTCTGTTCATTCACGAACGCATGAAGGAGTCGGGCGTCCCGCCGTCATTCGACGAAATGAAGGATGCGCTCGACCTGGCGTCGAAGTCCGGCATTCACCGCCTGATCACGGCGCTCGAAGAACGTGGGTTCATTCGCCGTCTGCCGAACCGAGCCCGCGCGCTCGAAGTCATCAAGCTACCGGAAGCCTATGCATCCAGCCAGCAGCAGCCCCGTCGCGGCTTCTCGCCCAGCGTGATCGAGGGCAGCCTCGGCAAGCCGCCGGCAGCAGCTCCCGCCGCACCGCCAAAGCCCGCGCCAGTGGCTGACAACACATCGGTTTCCGTGCCGGTCATGGGCCGCATCGCTGCCGGTGTGCCGATCTCTGCCATCCAGAACAACACGCATGACATTACCGTTCCGCTCGACATGATCGGCAACGGCGAACACTACGCGCTTGAAGTCAAGGGCGACTCGATGATCGAGGCCGGCATCTTCGACGGTGACACCGTGATCATCCGCAATGGCAATACGGCCAATCCCGGCGATATCATCGTGGCACTCGTGGATGATGAGGAAGCGACGCTGAAGCGCTTCCGGCGCAAGGGCGCATCGATCGCGCTCGAAGCCGCCAACCCTGCCTACGAGACAAGGATTTTCGGGCCCGATCGGGTGAAGATCCAGGGTAAGCTCGTCGGGCTGATCCGCCGCTACCACTGA
- a CDS encoding SDR family NAD(P)-dependent oxidoreductase, with product MSIQSVKSEQKLAWVTGASAGIGRALALKLVREGYSVVVTARSHEKLVDLQHEAAGEGRITVLDGDVTDPKDMERVLAAIEYDHGHLSLVILNAGVAVPVRGDDLHREAFEKSFAVNLNGVVNCLLPAVAHMKAQGFGHIAIVSSVAGYGGLPTSAAYGASKAALINMAESLKFDLDRIGIRLQIICPGFVDTPGTARIRFPRPALVSSEQAADRIVAGLKSRRFEITFPRYFTYAVKLMRLLPYSLYFALVRRLTGVVAEAREAKKHAGSSERRRQAV from the coding sequence ATGAGTATTCAGTCTGTGAAATCCGAACAGAAACTGGCCTGGGTTACCGGCGCGAGCGCGGGTATCGGGCGCGCGCTGGCACTCAAGTTGGTGCGTGAAGGCTATTCGGTGGTCGTCACCGCCAGAAGTCACGAGAAGCTGGTGGACCTGCAGCACGAGGCTGCGGGTGAGGGACGGATCACGGTTCTCGACGGAGACGTCACTGACCCCAAGGACATGGAGCGCGTGTTGGCTGCGATCGAATACGATCATGGCCACTTGTCATTGGTGATCCTCAATGCCGGAGTGGCCGTCCCCGTACGAGGAGACGATCTCCACCGTGAAGCCTTCGAGAAGAGTTTCGCGGTCAATCTCAACGGGGTCGTCAACTGTCTGCTGCCGGCCGTCGCGCATATGAAGGCGCAGGGCTTCGGCCACATCGCCATCGTGTCTTCCGTCGCCGGTTATGGTGGCTTGCCCACCAGCGCGGCCTACGGCGCCTCCAAGGCAGCGCTGATCAATATGGCCGAAAGCCTGAAATTTGATCTCGATCGGATCGGCATCCGCCTGCAGATCATCTGCCCCGGCTTTGTCGATACGCCCGGCACTGCGCGAATCCGCTTTCCGCGCCCGGCTCTTGTCAGTTCCGAGCAGGCGGCTGATCGCATCGTTGCAGGTTTGAAGTCCAGGCGTTTCGAAATCACCTTCCCGCGGTATTTTACCTATGCGGTGAAGCTGATGCGCCTGCTGCCCTACAGTCTCTATTTCGCTCTCGTCAGGCGGCTGACGGGTGTTGTTGCCGAGGCAAGAGAAGCAAAGAAGCACGCCGGCTCCAGCGAGCGGCGGCGTCAGGCGGTATGA
- a CDS encoding thermonuclease family protein produces the protein MAPWYLVAALTVGGVVAYDHRAELNHWPVVSDVVAFTSRHESKPKPVRVAQKVDERPAQQAEKQRPNPATRVALAAPVPSVDVGANAPTPVVRPSEEVKTASIRTDQFYFCGIRNDNCVIDGATFLYHGETIRVADVDAPRIRQASCDKERSRGFYAKQRLRELLNAGDFKLESATSRQDARAGEKLRLVIRGDQSIGRVLASEGLVRPWTGRATPWC, from the coding sequence ATGGCGCCCTGGTATCTGGTCGCCGCACTCACTGTCGGCGGTGTGGTTGCCTACGATCATCGCGCCGAACTGAACCATTGGCCGGTGGTCTCGGACGTGGTGGCATTCACGTCCCGTCACGAATCGAAGCCGAAGCCCGTTCGCGTGGCGCAGAAAGTGGATGAGCGTCCCGCGCAGCAAGCGGAGAAGCAGAGGCCGAATCCGGCAACAAGAGTTGCCCTTGCCGCTCCGGTGCCGTCCGTCGACGTCGGCGCCAATGCGCCGACACCCGTGGTGCGCCCCAGCGAGGAAGTGAAGACGGCATCCATTCGCACGGATCAGTTTTATTTCTGCGGGATTCGCAACGACAACTGCGTGATCGACGGCGCCACCTTCCTGTACCACGGCGAAACGATCCGCGTGGCAGACGTCGATGCACCGCGGATTCGCCAGGCAAGCTGCGACAAGGAGCGTTCGCGTGGCTTCTACGCCAAGCAGCGCCTGCGCGAGTTGCTGAACGCGGGCGACTTCAAGCTGGAATCGGCGACCAGTCGTCAGGATGCCAGGGCCGGTGAAAAGCTGCGGCTGGTTATCCGCGGCGACCAGTCGATCGGGCGCGTGCTCGCCTCCGAGGGCCTCGTGCGGCCGTGGACAGGACGCGCAACGCCCTGGTGCTAA
- a CDS encoding septal ring lytic transglycosylase RlpA family protein → MTSSKNAAYLVKGLRLAAIPALCVTLAACGSTSSIKKSKPRSKEYFAESVYGVKASPRVATGNNIPKGGGRYQVGKAYQVKGKWYQPKEDFGYNKTGVASWYGSAFHGRLTANGEVYDKAHLSAAHPTFPLPSYARVTNMENGTSVIVRVNDRGPYEYGRIIDVSSKTADMLDIKGKGSAQVRVQYVGRAPLEGNDMPYLMASYVQKGQRGPSVMPEGQIATGVMVASNEPFRSQSLGTITVPAKASLDVGEPVTALAAPVPQFAQPQSLNEFVMLPEIGPIPRERPEYIPMPDGNMAYAAAYVEVRVSDAESPFEAIMVDRKQLTPQVIVDYAKRQKASGSAR, encoded by the coding sequence ATGACATCCAGTAAAAATGCGGCATATCTGGTCAAGGGACTGCGCCTTGCGGCGATTCCAGCGCTGTGCGTAACGCTCGCGGCGTGCGGATCCACATCGAGCATCAAGAAGTCCAAGCCGCGGAGCAAGGAATACTTCGCCGAATCCGTTTACGGCGTGAAGGCGAGCCCGCGCGTAGCGACTGGCAACAATATCCCCAAGGGCGGTGGACGCTACCAGGTTGGCAAGGCCTATCAGGTCAAGGGCAAGTGGTACCAGCCAAAGGAAGACTTCGGCTACAACAAGACGGGTGTCGCATCCTGGTACGGCTCGGCGTTTCACGGCCGCCTGACCGCCAATGGCGAAGTCTATGACAAGGCGCATCTGTCGGCGGCGCACCCCACGTTTCCGCTGCCGAGCTATGCGCGCGTCACCAACATGGAAAACGGCACGTCGGTCATCGTTCGCGTCAACGATCGCGGTCCTTATGAATACGGCCGCATCATAGACGTCTCCTCGAAGACGGCTGACATGCTCGACATCAAGGGCAAGGGCAGCGCGCAGGTGCGCGTGCAGTATGTCGGCCGCGCGCCGCTCGAAGGCAACGACATGCCCTATCTGATGGCATCCTATGTCCAGAAGGGTCAACGTGGCCCGAGCGTGATGCCGGAGGGCCAGATCGCGACCGGCGTGATGGTCGCCTCGAACGAGCCGTTCCGCAGTCAGAGCCTCGGCACGATCACCGTCCCGGCAAAGGCATCGCTCGACGTCGGCGAACCGGTGACAGCGCTCGCAGCTCCCGTGCCGCAGTTCGCTCAACCGCAGTCGCTGAACGAGTTCGTGATGCTGCCGGAAATCGGCCCGATCCCGCGCGAGCGGCCGGAATACATCCCGATGCCGGATGGCAACATGGCCTATGCTGCAGCTTACGTCGAAGTCCGCGTCAGCGACGCCGAATCGCCGTTCGAAGCGATCATGGTCGACCGGAAGCAGCTTACCCCCCAAGTGATCGTCGATTACGCCAAGCGCCAGAAAGCAAGCGGTTCTGCCCGCTAA
- a CDS encoding D-alanyl-D-alanine carboxypeptidase family protein: MRMKMFSAVYFGAALFAGAVFAQTPAPAFDTKAKQIMLVDAETGTVLFSRAENQPIPPASLAKLMTMEVVAEALGKGELSAETTFEVSEHAWRTGGAPAGTSTMFAVLKSRVRVADLLQGVAVQLANDACIILAEGMTGNESAFAERMTARARELGMPIATFRNATGLPDPGNQITMSELVTLIRHLHEAHPDLYRLYSQPEFEWNKILQRNKNPLISANIGVDGLATGFAEGFGFSLAASLQRGDRRVYLAMGGLETDKERIEESRKVLDWAMTAFEKKRIFADGEAIGEAAVYGGDASHVALVAGGPVDVLLPVDNPERLTARIVYKWPLRAPVTAGTEVGVVKLWNGEKLLREVPVKTASAVGQGTLTSRALDALQELLFFWI, translated from the coding sequence ATGCGCATGAAGATGTTTTCGGCGGTGTATTTCGGCGCTGCGTTGTTTGCAGGCGCCGTATTCGCGCAGACACCGGCGCCTGCCTTCGATACCAAGGCAAAGCAGATCATGCTGGTCGATGCCGAAACCGGCACCGTGCTTTTCTCGCGTGCCGAAAACCAGCCGATCCCGCCCGCGTCGCTCGCCAAGCTGATGACGATGGAGGTCGTGGCCGAAGCACTCGGCAAGGGCGAGCTTTCCGCCGAAACCACCTTTGAAGTATCCGAGCACGCCTGGCGCACCGGCGGTGCCCCCGCCGGCACCTCGACGATGTTTGCCGTATTGAAATCCCGCGTGCGCGTTGCCGACCTGTTGCAGGGCGTGGCGGTGCAGCTTGCCAATGATGCCTGCATCATTCTTGCCGAGGGTATGACCGGCAACGAGAGCGCTTTTGCGGAGCGGATGACGGCGCGCGCGCGCGAGCTTGGCATGCCGATCGCGACGTTCCGCAATGCCACCGGGCTTCCGGACCCCGGCAACCAGATCACGATGAGTGAACTGGTAACGCTCATCCGGCACCTCCACGAGGCGCATCCGGATCTCTACCGGCTCTACTCGCAGCCGGAGTTCGAATGGAACAAGATCCTGCAACGCAACAAGAACCCGCTGATCTCGGCCAACATCGGCGTGGACGGCCTGGCGACCGGTTTTGCCGAAGGCTTCGGTTTCTCGCTCGCCGCGTCTCTGCAGCGCGGTGACCGGCGGGTCTATCTCGCCATGGGCGGTCTCGAAACCGACAAGGAGCGCATCGAGGAGAGCCGCAAGGTGCTCGATTGGGCAATGACCGCCTTCGAGAAGAAGCGGATTTTTGCCGATGGCGAAGCGATCGGCGAGGCGGCCGTCTATGGTGGCGATGCCTCCCACGTGGCCCTGGTTGCCGGCGGCCCGGTTGACGTGCTTTTGCCGGTCGACAATCCGGAACGGCTGACGGCGCGCATCGTCTACAAGTGGCCCTTGCGGGCGCCGGTCACGGCCGGCACCGAGGTCGGAGTCGTCAAATTGTGGAACGGCGAGAAGCTGCTGCGCGAAGTGCCGGTCAAGACCGCCAGCGCCGTCGGGCAGGGCACGTTGACCAGTCGCGCTCTCGATGCGCTGCAGGAACTGCTGTTCTTCTGGATATAG
- a CDS encoding SMR family transporter, with product MSAPSIYFALAVMAGILDVAANLASTKSEGFARRGWGALSILLVLAAFALLAEAIKGMELAIAYAVLGATGIFGTAICGRLLFGQKLKPVGWLGLGLIFGAVLVLHTA from the coding sequence ATGAGCGCGCCTAGCATCTACTTCGCGCTTGCCGTAATGGCGGGCATTCTCGATGTCGCCGCCAACCTCGCCTCGACGAAATCCGAAGGGTTTGCCCGCCGCGGCTGGGGCGCTCTCTCCATCCTGCTGGTGCTTGCGGCCTTTGCGCTGCTTGCCGAGGCGATCAAGGGCATGGAGCTCGCGATCGCCTATGCCGTGCTTGGCGCGACCGGAATCTTCGGAACGGCGATCTGTGGGCGCCTGCTCTTCGGACAGAAGCTGAAGCCGGTCGGCTGGCTTGGGCTTGGCCTCATCTTCGGCGCCGTGCTCGTGCTTCATACCGCCTGA